The sequence below is a genomic window from Ignavibacteria bacterium.
TGTACCATCCCTTAGGATTACAAATTTTACCTTTCCGCTGGATCTTTTATTGTAGAGCCAGCCTTTTAAGGTCACTGTCTGATCTACATATTGCGATAGATCTTTAATGTATACTTTTTGCATAATCTGATTCTGGTTTAATATTTTAGTTATCAAATATAATGACGAGTAAAATCAAAAGCAAAATTTATTGATTTTACGGGGGAAATTTGTAAGACCTCATAAAAACAGGGTTTACGGGGAGGAATGCTTCAGTTGTTTGCGGCTTCTTTAAGTCCGTCTTTTTCCGTGGAAACTGTAACTTCACGGCTGAAAACCTCTTCCATGAGTGTTTTTCTCCTTTCCAGGTTCCAGAGCTCAATTTCAGGGTATTCGCTGTTGTGAAATAGGGTCAGGTGGATAGTTTTGGGATCCACATTCACTTTAATCCTTTCAATTAAGGACGCGTGAGTGCGGTCGAGTGAATCTGCAACCCTCAATATGGAAGCCAGTTTTCTTATAACCGTCTTGTCTTTTTCAGCCATCTTGCTATAATCACTATGGCTCGGTTTGGGGTAGCTTTTTCTGTGATAGCGGGCTGTCTGCGCAATGATCTCAATTTCATTTTCACTGAAGCCCAGAATTTCTGCGTTCCGGATGATATAATAGCTGTGCTTATGGTGCTGTGAGTGGGAAATATGGTATCCCACGTCGTGCAGAGTGGCTGCAGCCTCAAGGTACTCCCTGTTCTCCGGGCTTAAAAGATGGACCTGCTCCATCTGGTCGTAGATCTGAAGCGCAAGGGTGCATACGTGCTGTGAATGAGCCTTGTCGTAGTTGCACATTTCGGCGAGCTTCTGGATGCTCTGCATCCTTATGTCCTCAATTCCCGCTTTCCGCTCAAGTGGCCTCATCTTGTGCATAAAGTCCAGTATGGTCCCTTCCCTTAATGCATAGCCTGAGACAGTCATTTCCTTGAGGCCCAGGGCTTTTACGATAGTGTTTAAGATTATGAGTCCTGCCGGAATTATGTCGGCTCTTTTTTCATCCAGACCTTTGATCTTTTTCCTTTCCTTTACGCTTGCCTTCTTAAGCGCGGCGTCTGTAACTTTCTGCAGGTCATTCTGATGGAATTGATAGTTATTAAGGAGCATATTTTCAGGCATTGAGCCGCTTTTTTTAGCCTGTATCATTAGTGCCGCAGCCATGATCGTGCCTGAGGCCCCGACGGCAGTCTCAAAGCCGATCTTTTTTATCTCCTTTACTGTAGAGTAGATTTCTCCTGAGACCCAGTTTGTGCATTTTTCAACGGCTGACTTTGAGACCTCAAAATCGGGAAAAAACATCTGGCTTAAGCGCACGGCACCGAGCTTCAGGCTCTTTGCAAAAAGCATCCTTCCCTGCTGGCCTATTATCATTTCAGTACTTCCGCCCCCAATATCAATGCAGAGGACCTTGCTGTTGAATACGGGAACAGCCTGCAGTATGCCGAGGTAGATCAGACGGGCCTCTTCAATTCCGCTTATAACCTGGATCTCAATTCCTGTTTCGTCATAAACCCTCTGAATGAACTCATTGCGGTTTAAGCTTTCGCGCACGGCGCTCGTTGCTACGGCGCGTATTACGGCGTCATATGACGAGGCAATTGTCTTAAAGCGCTTGAGTGTTGCAATGGCCCTTTCCTGGGCATCGGGCTGGATGTGTTTCTTATCGGGACTGCTTCCAAGCCCCAGGCGGATAACCTCCTTCTCGCGGTCAACTATTTCAAAGCTTCCGTTCTCATTTACTCTTACCACTATCAGGTGGAAAGAGTTAGTGCCGACGTCAATTGCTGCAAGATGGCTGTTGGTCTGCATTGTTTTATCTTTCGTAATAATAGACTTAATAATAGGCTCTCAGCGTTTGAGTTCAGAGAGCTGTTTTTTTTCCGAAAGGGCCTTTTCACACAAAGCGTATACTTCATCAACCGAAATGTCGTCAATTATATCAGACTTTCTTATAAAAACCTTATTGCTGCCGCTGGGCGCCCAGTTATAAGGGTTAGTAGGGCCGAAAATGGAAACCTGCGGTGTTTTCGTGGTTCCCGCCACGTGCATGATGCCCGTATCGTTTGTAACAAACAGGTCGGCCTCACTAACGAGCGCAGCAACCTCAGGAATACTGCGGTTCAGGAATAAAGAAGGCTTGACTGCAATATACTTTGTAAGATAAGAAATTTCTTCCATATCGGCAGAGCTGCCCGTTAAGAAAAATCCTGCCCTGTAAGTACTGTTCAGCCTTTCAATCAGTTCGGCGTACTTCATAAGGGGCCAGCGGTTCGGGGGCTTGCCGGCTCCGACGTGAAGGCCTATTAAAATATCCTTCCCCTTAAGGCCGTTGGAATGGATGAAATCACCTGCAGCTTTACTGTCTGATGAATCATAAGTAATTTCAGAGGTGTAGTCGTTTGTACTGATGCCGAAAGGACGGACTATCTCCAGGCAGAATTCCGACACGTTCTGATCGGGATGCCTGTTCCAATCCATTGTAACCCGCCTGTCAAAAAAGAAATCGTACTCATTTTTCATTCCGTTAAGCTCTTTAACCCCTATCCTCACCCGGGCGTTTGCAAGGCGGGCCATAATGTTGCTTGTAAAAGATATGGATACCGTAACAGGCACAACGGCAAGGTCGTATGGCTTTCTTAGAATATTCCTTAACTTTGAAAAGTACGCAGGTGAGTAGATTTTTCTCTTGTCAAAGACAAAGTACTCGTCAATATACTTATTTTTAGTAATTGCCGCAGCGTTCTGGGGACTAACAATTACTGTAACGCGTGACCGGGGATAAGTTTCCTTTAAGGCCCTGAAAAATGGCACGCATGCCAGCAGGTCGCCAAGCTGGTTATGCTGCCTTACGACGAGTATGTTTTCCGGTTTGCCTATATCAGAGGACTTGTTTTCCTTCAGGGCAAACGCGTTTTTTATTAAGCTGTATAATAATCTCTTAAACACAAAGGATCTCTAAAATTATTCTTTACCGGTGTTATCTTTATCTTTTTTTTCTTCTTCTTCCGGTTTTATATCTTCGAACTCGGCATCCACAATGTCCTTCTGGCTGATATTATAATGGTTCCTTGCCTGAGCCTGGCCGTTCGGGTTTACACTTGAGCCGTGAATATTGTTGTCGCTAGTGCTGCCGCGCCTGCTGTTCTGCAGCAGAAAAACATTTATAATTCTTCGTATGAACTTAAAGATAAAATAAAAAATTATTGTCCAAATTATTAATCTAAAGAGCATTTCTAACCTTTTGATTCGGGTTTAAAGTATTCATTTATTCCCCTGTCTTTCCTGAATATCTGAGCATAGAGTTCATCAAAGTCCTTTTCATTATGCACAAAATCAATTTCCGTAGTATTCACAATGAGCAGAGGGGTACTGTTATATTTAAAGAAGAAGTTATTGTAAGCCTCGCTCAGCTCTTCAATGTAGCTGCGCGTAAGGTTACGTTCTATTCTTCTGTTCCTTTTCTTAATGTTAAGCATCAGCCTGTCAAGGCTCGACTGAAGGAAAACCACCAGATCAGGTTTTCTTAAGTCCCTGTGCAGAAGGGGAAAAAGTGTCTCATAAAGCTTCAGCTCATCCCCCTCCAGATTTAAATAAGCAAATATCCTGTCTTTATCAAAGATATAATCTGAGACCAGGAACTGGCTGAAGAGGTTCTCCTGGTTAAGCTGCTGAAGCTGCTTGAATCTGTTAATAAGGAAAAACATCTGTGTCTGAAACGAATACCGTTTCCTGTCCGAGTAGAATTTCTCCAGGAAAGGGTTCTGTTCAAACTGTTCGAGAACAAGATTGGCCCTTATTTTTTCAGACAGTTTGTGGGCCAAAGAGGTCTTACCGGCTCCAATAACTCCTTCAATAGCGATAAACTTTATATCAGTATTAAGCAAAATGCCAGCTCCCAAATGTTTTTAGAAAAAAATATTTATAGCTCAGTTGACAATTTCTTAAGTATCAGCTTTTCCAGCTCGCTGGTGTTTATTTGAGAAACTTTTTTCTTTAAGACCGGATGCTCAAACTCCGGGGCTATTTCCACCAGCGGCACGAGTACAAAATCCCTTAAGAGGACTTCCTTGTGAGGAACAGTAAGCCTTTCGCTGGAGAAAACGGTATCGTTGTAGAAAAGAAGGTCTATGTCAATTTCCCTCGGGCCCCATTTAGGACCTTCAACGCGCCCGATTTCCTTTTCAAGATTTTTTATCCACGGATGCAGCTCCATTAAAGAGCGTTCTGAACTGATCTGTATTACGGCGTTAAGGAATGGGTTCTGCTCCTTCAGGCCGTATGGCTCTGTTTCATAGACCGAGGAGACCTTTTCCACACGGGTCTGCCTGTCGGCACGTATCCTGCTTACAGCCTCCTTAAGAAAGTCTATCCTGTTGCCTTTATTGGATCCAAGTCCCAGAAATATATTTTCAGTCATAACCCTTTAACGTTTTCGGAATGTATAATGTTCAAATTAAATTTCCTCTCTGCCCTTTACAACCTCAGCTTCAACATAGTCCACGTAGCCGCCTACAGGGACGTTAATTTTTCTTACCCTTACGGCAACTTTCTCTATTTTCGTAAAATCCCTCAGGAGCCCGTCGGCAATATGCATGGCCAGGGTTTCAATGAGTTTATACTTTTTTTCAAGAGCCAGTTTGCAGATGTACTTATACACCTTGTCGTAATCTACGGTTTCCTTCAGGCTGTCGTGCCCCGAGGCATCCAGGAAGTTTGTGTAGATATCCACATCGGCCTCGAACTTTCCACCCAGGTTCTGTTCCTCTGAGAAAAATCCGTGATAGCCGTAAAAAGTAGCTTTTTTAATTCTTATAACGTTAATCATTTACACCTGCTCTTTGCACTACGAAGTAATTTTTAAGGCCCTTAAAATTAGCAAATAAAATTGCTATAAGCACTAATGAACTTCCGATTAAATCCCTTGAGGTAAGTATTTCACCCATAAAGACCGCACCCAGTATCATGGCAACAATAGGGGTAACGAAAGAAGTAAGCGATAGCAAAATAATGTTTATTCTCTTCAGCAGCCAGTAATACGTTGTAAAAGTGAGAATTGTGCCGAAAATGGCCAGATATGCAATTGAAATCAGCGCTTTCGAATCGAGCTTTATGGCTGAAACGTCTTCAAAAATGAGCCCTGCTATTGTAAGTGAAACCCCGCAGATGAGGATCGGTATAAAATTCATTGACAAGGGATGCAGGTGCTCGCCATATTTTTTGACCATTACGGCAATTGCAGCCTGCAGGACGGCCCCGAGTAAAATGGCAATCATCCCCCAGAAACTGAAGCCTGAATCCCATGAGAGATTCTTTGAAAAAATGATAATAATGCCTAAAAACCCCATTACCATGGCAGCTATCTTGTCGCTGTGTATCTTATCCTGCGGGATTGCCATGCGCGAAAAAATAAGGACAAAAAAGGGCATCACAGCAAACAAAATTGCGGCAAGCCAGCTTGGTATATAGTTCTGTCCCCAATAGGAAAGTCCGAAAGGAATTACAAATGAGAATACACCAAGAATTATGTAAAGCACAATGGAGCGCCTGTCGGTCTGTATTTTAACCCCCTTGTACTTCATATAAAGGTAGAGGGCCACAGAGGCTAGTGAAAACCTGAATCCTGCAGATAAAATCGGGGAAACGGAATCAAGGCCTATCCTGATAGCCATCCACGTGGAGCCCCAGACAAGGCAGACCATTGCATAGCCTAGAATAATTTTAATTTTTTCAGCGTTCATTTGTGTCCTTCATTGCAATTATGCCTAAGAGCCTTCCCGAATGCAGCCCGTCGCGCCTGTAGGAATGAAGCAGGTTTTCCATCTGGAAAGTACAGAGTGTGGAAACCTGAATATTTGATCTTTGTACCCCGGCATCAAGAAGGATGTCGAGATTTGCCCCTTTAACGTCCAGCAGGTACTTGTCACCTGAGGGTTTAAGGTACTTTTCGTCAAAAAAGCCTGTAAATTCCCCTCCCACCTCGTAATTATTCTGGCTTATTGAAGGCCCGATATAGGCAATGAGGTCCTCAGCGCGGGAATTATAGTCCTTTGCCATCTTCTCAATTGTATTGGCAAGAATTCTTTTCTGCGTTCCCCTCCAGCCCGAATGAACGGCTGAGATAACTTTATTTACCGGGTCATAGAGAAATACCGGTGTGCAGTCGGCAACCGATACGCCGAGCCCCAGGTTTTTCTTGTCTGTAATCATGGCGTCGCTTTCGCCGCAGAGGCCTGCTTTTTCCGTATAGGTGCATATGTCGCTATGTGTCTGTTTCTGCAGGGCGACCGATTTTTCAGAGAGGTTTAGCGCGTGAAAGAACTCGCGCCTGTTCTGTTTTACCCTTTTGGGGTCGTCTCCCACTGAAAGCGAGAGGTTAAAAAAGTAAGGTGCCGGGGAATCAGAATTTATTTTAGTACTAAAACCGAAAACAATTTCAGGGTATTTCCTGAAAATCAAGCTTTGCAATATAACCATAACAGATGATCTGCCTTTTTGAGAATTTTATAAAACGGACACATAAAACTATCAAATAAAAGCTGAATAAAAAAGCAAAAAGGGAAAGCACCATAGAGAGGTGTTTTGATGGGAAAGTGGCGGATTTTGGCTGAATAAACTAAACCTGACTAGCCCCGAGCTTTTAGCTCGGGGTTCCGGATATCCATCACTCTCGTTTGGGCTTTAGCCCCAGACCATACGGCGAAAATCTGTGGCTAAAGCCCCTGGGTGTTGACAAATCCTTAACCGCCGACCTAAAGGTCGGGGCTAGTCATTTCTAAAATTAAACTACCTTCAGGCACTCTTCCAGGTCAGTAAGGAGATCGTCTGTGTTTTCAAGGCCTATGGCAAGCCTTATTCCTCCGGGGTCTATCCCCTTTTCAAAAAGCTTGTCGGAGGGAACAACCGAGTGCGTCATTGAAGCCGGGTGCTCAATTAAGGTTCTCGTGTGCCCCAGGCTTACGGCCAGAGTCATTGTGTATGCATGGTCGGCAACATAGTTCATGTAGCGCCTTCCGTTTTCGCGGCTTTCTTCGGCAGTTGCACCTTTAAGGACAAAATAGATGAGGCTCCCGGGAGCAAAATTACCGTTAAAGTCAACCATCTGTTTCTTTGCAAGTTCATAGAACCTGAATTCCGGAAGCCCGGGGTAATTTACAAATTCAACCTTCGGATGGCGGCTTAAATACTCAGCTATTCTCTGTGCGGACCTTATCTGCTGGCGCTGCCTTACGGCAAGTGAAGGAAGCCCGTAGGTCAGAATGGCCCATGCGCTCTTGGTGTTCAATACCCCGCCAAAATCCTTGCGGTAAAGTAATAGCATATCGCGGTAAGTCTTTTTCCCTATTACAACGCCTCCCATATCGGTTCCGAAGCCGCCAATTCCTTTTGTAAGGGAGTGTACAACAAAGTCGGCCCCAAAATCCAGCGGGCGCTGGCAGTAAGGAGTTGAGAAGGTATTGTCAACTACAACCTTTATCTGGTTAGCCTCAGAGCGGTCCTTATTTACCTCTTTTACTATCTCAGCGATTTTTTCAATGTCGATGATAACGAGGTTCGGGTTGGCAGGGCTTTCAAAGTATATTACCTTTGTAGCGCTATTTATCAGGTTCTCCAGATTCTGGGGATCTGTAAGATCTGTATAAGTTACTTTTATGTTATACCTTGGATACCAGTTATCCAACAGAGAAATTGTGCAGCCGTAGAGTGTTTTATGAGCTATAATTTCATCTCCTGATTTAGTTAGCACACCCAGTATGCCCGAGATTGCGCCCATGCCGGAGGCATACGTTACGGCCGTTTCCCCTTTTTCCACGTAGGCCAGGTTTTCTTCCAGTATATCCTTATTCGGCTCACCAAGCCTGTCGTATATATATATGGGTGTTTCATCTTCCCGCATGCTCGGGGTATTGGCAAAGCTTATAAAGCCCTGGGCTCCCCTTTCCACAGAATCCAGGCGG
It includes:
- a CDS encoding Ppx/GppA family phosphatase; the encoded protein is MQTNSHLAAIDVGTNSFHLIVVRVNENGSFEIVDREKEVIRLGLGSSPDKKHIQPDAQERAIATLKRFKTIASSYDAVIRAVATSAVRESLNRNEFIQRVYDETGIEIQVISGIEEARLIYLGILQAVPVFNSKVLCIDIGGGSTEMIIGQQGRMLFAKSLKLGAVRLSQMFFPDFEVSKSAVEKCTNWVSGEIYSTVKEIKKIGFETAVGASGTIMAAALMIQAKKSGSMPENMLLNNYQFHQNDLQKVTDAALKKASVKERKKIKGLDEKRADIIPAGLIILNTIVKALGLKEMTVSGYALREGTILDFMHKMRPLERKAGIEDIRMQSIQKLAEMCNYDKAHSQHVCTLALQIYDQMEQVHLLSPENREYLEAAATLHDVGYHISHSQHHKHSYYIIRNAEILGFSENEIEIIAQTARYHRKSYPKPSHSDYSKMAEKDKTVIRKLASILRVADSLDRTHASLIERIKVNVDPKTIHLTLFHNSEYPEIELWNLERRKTLMEEVFSREVTVSTEKDGLKEAANN
- the folK gene encoding 2-amino-4-hydroxy-6-hydroxymethyldihydropteridine diphosphokinase gives rise to the protein MTENIFLGLGSNKGNRIDFLKEAVSRIRADRQTRVEKVSSVYETEPYGLKEQNPFLNAVIQISSERSLMELHPWIKNLEKEIGRVEGPKWGPREIDIDLLFYNDTVFSSERLTVPHKEVLLRDFVLVPLVEIAPEFEHPVLKKKVSQINTSELEKLILKKLSTEL
- a CDS encoding aminotransferase class I/II-fold pyridoxal phosphate-dependent enzyme, with the translated sequence MDTHLIYGKNITTKWDYSHHVVSPISSSTTFRLDSVERGAQGFISFANTPSMREDETPIYIYDRLGEPNKDILEENLAYVEKGETAVTYASGMGAISGILGVLTKSGDEIIAHKTLYGCTISLLDNWYPRYNIKVTYTDLTDPQNLENLINSATKVIYFESPANPNLVIIDIEKIAEIVKEVNKDRSEANQIKVVVDNTFSTPYCQRPLDFGADFVVHSLTKGIGGFGTDMGGVVIGKKTYRDMLLLYRKDFGGVLNTKSAWAILTYGLPSLAVRQRQQIRSAQRIAEYLSRHPKVEFVNYPGLPEFRFYELAKKQMVDFNGNFAPGSLIYFVLKGATAEESRENGRRYMNYVADHAYTMTLAVSLGHTRTLIEHPASMTHSVVPSDKLFEKGIDPGGIRLAIGLENTDDLLTDLEECLKVV
- the folB gene encoding dihydroneopterin aldolase, which encodes MINVIRIKKATFYGYHGFFSEEQNLGGKFEADVDIYTNFLDASGHDSLKETVDYDKVYKYICKLALEKKYKLIETLAMHIADGLLRDFTKIEKVAVRVRKINVPVGGYVDYVEAEVVKGREEI
- a CDS encoding EamA family transporter; the encoded protein is MNAEKIKIILGYAMVCLVWGSTWMAIRIGLDSVSPILSAGFRFSLASVALYLYMKYKGVKIQTDRRSIVLYIILGVFSFVIPFGLSYWGQNYIPSWLAAILFAVMPFFVLIFSRMAIPQDKIHSDKIAAMVMGFLGIIIIFSKNLSWDSGFSFWGMIAILLGAVLQAAIAVMVKKYGEHLHPLSMNFIPILICGVSLTIAGLIFEDVSAIKLDSKALISIAYLAIFGTILTFTTYYWLLKRINIILLSLTSFVTPIVAMILGAVFMGEILTSRDLIGSSLVLIAILFANFKGLKNYFVVQRAGVND
- the pgeF gene encoding peptidoglycan editing factor PgeF: MVILQSLIFRKYPEIVFGFSTKINSDSPAPYFFNLSLSVGDDPKRVKQNRREFFHALNLSEKSVALQKQTHSDICTYTEKAGLCGESDAMITDKKNLGLGVSVADCTPVFLYDPVNKVISAVHSGWRGTQKRILANTIEKMAKDYNSRAEDLIAYIGPSISQNNYEVGGEFTGFFDEKYLKPSGDKYLLDVKGANLDILLDAGVQRSNIQVSTLCTFQMENLLHSYRRDGLHSGRLLGIIAMKDTNER
- a CDS encoding glycosyltransferase family 9 protein, producing MFKRLLYSLIKNAFALKENKSSDIGKPENILVVRQHNQLGDLLACVPFFRALKETYPRSRVTVIVSPQNAAAITKNKYIDEYFVFDKRKIYSPAYFSKLRNILRKPYDLAVVPVTVSISFTSNIMARLANARVRIGVKELNGMKNEYDFFFDRRVTMDWNRHPDQNVSEFCLEIVRPFGISTNDYTSEITYDSSDSKAAGDFIHSNGLKGKDILIGLHVGAGKPPNRWPLMKYAELIERLNSTYRAGFFLTGSSADMEEISYLTKYIAVKPSLFLNRSIPEVAALVSEADLFVTNDTGIMHVAGTTKTPQVSIFGPTNPYNWAPSGSNKVFIRKSDIIDDISVDEVYALCEKALSEKKQLSELKR
- a CDS encoding deoxynucleoside kinase, with product MLLNTDIKFIAIEGVIGAGKTSLAHKLSEKIRANLVLEQFEQNPFLEKFYSDRKRYSFQTQMFFLINRFKQLQQLNQENLFSQFLVSDYIFDKDRIFAYLNLEGDELKLYETLFPLLHRDLRKPDLVVFLQSSLDRLMLNIKKRNRRIERNLTRSYIEELSEAYNNFFFKYNSTPLLIVNTTEIDFVHNEKDFDELYAQIFRKDRGINEYFKPESKG